One segment of Trachemys scripta elegans isolate TJP31775 chromosome 1, CAS_Tse_1.0, whole genome shotgun sequence DNA contains the following:
- the LOC117872266 gene encoding olfactory receptor 52E2-like, with the protein MSVSNTTDFTNPSTFILLGIPGLEAAHVWISIPFCIMYIIAILGNFTILFTVKTEPSLHGPMYYFLCMLAVTDLGVSTSILPKMLAIYWFNSREIDFSACLTQLYFYHCFSVMESGIFVAMALDRYVAICNPLRYSIILTNPVMANMGLAIMLRSGLLALPFPLLVRQWPYCRTNIIPQPYCAHMAVVKLACADTSVSSYYGLFVVVCVIGLDVIFIALSYTQILRAIFRLPTKDARSKTFGTCISHLCVILAFYIPSLFFSLMYRFVQNVPLHFHILIANVYLLMPPVLNPIIYGVRTKQIRDRLLRLLTHKGT; encoded by the coding sequence ATGTCAGTTTCCAACACAACtgacttcaccaacccctccaccttcatcctgctgggcattcctggcctggaagCAGCCCATGTCTGGATCTCTATCCCATTCTGCATCATGTACATCATAGCCATCTTGGGaaacttcaccatcctgttcacCGTGAAGACAGAGCCGAGTCTCCAtgggcccatgtactatttcctttGCATGCTGGCTGTCACCGACCTGGGTGTATCTACGTCCATCCTGCCCAAAATGCTGGCAATATACTGGTTCAATTCCAGAGAGAtcgatttcagtgcctgcctcacccagttGTACTTCTATCACTGCTTCTCTGTGATGGAGTCTGGGATCTTCGTGGCCATGGCTTTGgatcgctatgtggccatctgcaACCCCCTGAGATATTCCATCATCCTGACAAACCCCGTGATGGCCAATATGGGCCTGGCCATAATGCTGCGCAGTGGCTTGCTTGCATTGCCCTTTCCCTTACTGGTAAGGCaatggccatattgcagaaccaacatcatcccccagCCGTACTGTGCCCACATGGccgtggtgaagctggcctgcgcTGACACCAGTGTCAGTAGTTACTACGGTCTCTTTGTGGTAGTCTGTGTAATTGGTCTGGATGTGATTTTTATTGCCCTGTCCTAtacccagatcctcagggccatcttcagactccccacaaaggacgcccggagcaagacttttgggacctgcatCTCCCACCTTTGTGTCATCTTAGCCTTTTACATCCCAAGTCTCTTCTTCTCTCTCATGTACCGGTTTGTCCAGAATGTGCCCCTGCATTTCCACATTCTCATTGCCAATGTGTACCTCTTGATGCCCCCTGTGCTAAATCCCATCATCTATGGGGTGAGAACCAAACAGATCCGGGATAGGCTGCTTCGGCTCCTTACTCATAAAGGCACctaa